In Drosophila innubila isolate TH190305 chromosome 2R unlocalized genomic scaffold, UK_Dinn_1.0 1_C_2R, whole genome shotgun sequence, the following are encoded in one genomic region:
- the LOC117782847 gene encoding myosin light chain kinase, smooth muscle, translating to MIYIDDSEPEGVLEPAFPMRDVTINRNVDAHKLYDVLGEVGRGKFGTVYKCKEKTSGIQLAAKFVPIPKREDKRNVEREVEIMNSLQHHLIIQLYAAYEYQKMMCVVLELIEGGELFDRVVDDEFVLTERVCRVFIRQVCEAMAFIHGNGIIHLDLKPENILVLTQKGNRIKIIDFGLARKFDPDKRLRVLFGTPEFVAPEVVNFDCISYGTDMWSVGVICYVLISGLSPFMGENDIETMSNVTIAKYDFEDECFNGISPECLDFIAKLLVKDLSTRMTAADCVKHKWLQYHPAATPNAPTTMAKSGSVSAKTRLKSESPTTLASESSEDSTETIEEADVDDDDNEDVATEQDEDSEELAQLCSTHELENKELDATKDNLKNFIVRWETHPNSPYVFDVEGNVIAPLNETSYPHPRRPHGTDSISSSRVCSPSPCESIATLIDDEQADELQAAADEEESRSGDSPASVATTPINESREKLFPLGPTNASGASGCATPTPQHLFNENFDEFSGSESTAQQQRSMKSYLHTFDRRNSDTTFLLGRRSSGERVNLADEIRKLSDHLLMLAEINTKLGDGNNNATENGKESSSTESSTTQEGNKWTSTTRSSSTTSRATQRSMLNSSSSSSSSQSQAHFKDGQQQEKISSLSVRLQQSIEEMPKLSNGNSTDSWRSKSTVNTMSTANSKSSCSSTSTSTHVQKSVSKISSSSITSTSASSSSNHLLSESASSRRAKFRINQMSRDVPIGLPDTHQTVNLEEAANTTKDCLLHLLEKYNETKIRNPVGRHQSISVDWHISDNLEYRSMSSINAFFQRHGHSSGGQNVRHIQAQLEEKATGK from the exons TTTTGGAACCGGCGTTTCCGATGCGCGATGTGACCATAAACCGCAATGTGGATGCGCATAAATTGTACGACGTGCTTGGTGAGGTGGGACG CGGTAAATTCGGAACAGTCTACAAGTGCAAGGAGAAGACAAGTGGAATACAGTTGGCAGCAAAGTTTGTGCCGATACCGAAGCGTGAGGACAAGAGGAATGTGGAGAGAGAAGTGGAGATAATGAATTCATTGCAACATCATCTCATTATACAATTGTATGCTGCATACGAATATCAGAAAATGATGTGCGTCGTCCTGGAACT CATTGAAGGCGGTGAACTATTCGATCGTGTTGTGGACGATGAATTTGTGCTCACGGAGCGTGTGTGTCGTGTGTTTATACGTCAGGTGTGCGAGGCAATGGCCTTTATACACGGCAACGGTATTATCCATCTAGATCTTAAACCTGAGAACATTTTGGTGCTAACACAAAAGGGCAATCGCATTAAGATCATTGACTTTGGACTGGCACGCAAATTCGATCCCGATAAGCGTCTGAGA gTACTCTTCGGCACACCTGAGTTTGTGGCGCCAGAAGTTGTGAACTTTGACTGCATCTCATATGGCACAGATATGTGGAGTGTTGGCGTTATATGCTATGTGCT catcTCTGGTCTGTCGCCATTCATGGGCGAGAACGACATTGAAACAATGTCAAATGTAACCATTGCAAAATACGATTTCGAGGATGAATGCTTTAATGGCATATCCCCGGAGTGCCTGGATTTCATAGCAAAGCTACTGGTAAAGGACTTGAG CACCCGCATGACAGCCGCCGATTGTGTGAAGCACAAATGGCTGCAATACCATCCCGCTGCCACGCCCAACGCCCCCACAACAATGGCCAAGAGCGGTTCAGTTAGTGCCAAGACGCGCCTGAAGTCTGAATCGCCCACAACGTTAGCCTCTGAGTCTTCGGAGGATTCAACGGAAACAATCGAGGAAGCCGACGTGGATGACGATGATAATGAGGACGTGGCGACGGAACAGGATGAGGACAGCGAGGAACTGGCACAGCTATGCAGCACACATGAGCTGGAG AACAAAGAGCTGGATGCCACCAAGgataatttaaagaatttcatAGTGCGCTGGGAGACGCATCCGAATAGTCCGTATGTATTCGACGTTGAGGGCAATGTGATAGCGCCATTAAATGAGACCAGCTATCCGCATCCCCGACGACCCCATGGCACGGACAGCATCTCCTCATCCCGAG TTTGTTCGCCATCGCCGTGTGAATCGATAGCGACACTGATCGATGATGAGCAAGCGGATGAGTTGCAGGCAGCGGCAGATGAGGAGGAATCACGCAGCGGGGATAGTCCAGCATCTGTGGCCACCACGCCGATCAACGAGTCCCGCGAGAAACTCTTCCCCCTGGGACCAACGAATGCCTCTGGCGCCTCTGgatgtgccacgcccacgccgcAGCACCTGTTCAACGAGAACTTTGACGAGTTCTCCGGCAGCGAATCAACCGCTCAGCAACAGCGCAGCATGAAAAGCTATCTGCACACATTCGATCGTCGCAATTCGGATACGACTTTCCTGCTGGGACGTCGCAGCTCCGGGGAGCGTGTTAATCTCGCGGATGAGATACGCAAACTCTCCGATCATCTGCTAATGCTGGCCGAGATCAACACCAAGTTGGGTGACGGCAATAACAATGCCACGGAAAATGGTAAGGAATCTAGCAGCACTGAAAGCAGCACCACCCAGGAGGGCAACAAATGGACAAGCACCactcgcagcagcagcaccaccagcagaGCCACACAACGTAGCATGCTGAACAgttccagcagcagcagcagcagccaaagcCAGGCACATTTTAAAGATGGTCAGCAGCAGGAGAAGATCAGCTCGCTCTCCGTGAGATTGCAGCAGTCGATTGAGGAGATGCCCAAGCTAAGCAATGGCAACTCCACCGACAGTTGGCGCAGCAAGTCTACAGTGAACACCATGAGCACGGCCAATTCGaagagcagctgcagcagcaccagcaccagcacccATGTCCAAAAGTCAGTCTCGAAAATAAGTTCCAGTAGCATCACTAGCACcagcgccagcagcagcagcaatcaccTGCTCTCAGAATCAGCGAGCAGTCGACGTGCCAAGTTCCGCATCAATCAGATGAGCCGGGATGTGCCCATTGGACTGCCGGACACACATCAGACGGTGAATCTGGAGGAGGCCGCCAACACCACCAAAGATTGTCTGCTGCATCTGCTGGAGAAATACAATGAGACGAAAATTCGCAATCCCGTCGGTCGCCATCAGAGCATCAGTGTCGATTGGCATATCAGCGATAATCTCGAATACCGATCGATGAGCTCCATCAATGCCTTCTTCCAGCGCCATGGACATTCCAGTGGCGGTCAGAATGTCAGGCACATACAGGCTCAGCTGGAGGAGAAGGCAACGGGGAAGTAG
- the LOC117784952 gene encoding uncharacterized protein LOC117784952 isoform X1 → MVSARVLNPVLSEFCKMSASPGVTRNLHYGRQLERIKRNLFGPAPTNLMETKTSPFNAELERHQEMATQKWGFDFRSDRPLSANGSFIWERVSSQESTFAPQMYTLTRAAHVRSDANDSAMASDMDTLLNERADRENLANSSLDSNTDNEYDSQNESMPLAASTSAAALTASTSSCNYSTQQRKRQLKITEFMKERKRLPQAPKKISPAKRMRTSSGSSSHSHSASSSSRSSSSLGAQFGCLLKRSRNDN, encoded by the exons atggTCAGTGCACGCGTGCTTAATCCAGTGCTGAGTGAATTCTGCAAGATGAGCGCAAGTCCAGGCGTGACTCGTAATTTGCACTACGGCCGTCAATTGGAGCGCATCAAGCGGAATCTCTTTGGCCCAGCGCCGACGAATCTGATGGAGACCAAAAC CAGTCCCTTCAATGCGGAACTGGAGCGTCATCAGGAAATGGCCACACAAAAGTGGGGCTTTGATTTTCGCAGCGACCGTCCATTGAGTGCGAATGGCAGTTTCATCTGGGAGCGTGTCAGCTCACAAGAGTCCACCTTTGCCCCCCAAATGTACACACTAACCCGTGCCGCCCATGTGCGCAGTGATGCCAACGACTCCGCCATGGCCAGTGACATGGACACGCTGCTGAATGAGCGTGCGGATCGGGAGAACTTGGCCAACTCATCGCTGGACTCGAACACGGATAATGAGTACGATTCACAGAATGAGTCGATGCCATTGGCAGCCTCCACATCTGCAGCAGCCTTGACCGCCTCCACATCTTCCTGCAACTACTCAACGCAGCAGCGCAAGCGACAGCTCAAAATCACAG AGTTCATGAAGGAGCGCAAGCGTCTGCCGCAGGCGCCAAAGAAAATCTCACCCGCCAAACGTATGCGCACCAGCTCCGGCTCCagctcccactcccactccgccagcagcagcagcaggagcagctcCAGCCTTGGAGCGCAATTTGGTTGCCTGTTGAAGCGTTCGCGCAACGACAATTGA
- the LOC117784952 gene encoding uncharacterized protein LOC117784952 isoform X2 codes for MVSARVLNPVLSEFCKMSASPGVTRNLHYGRQLERIKRNLFGPAPTNLMETKTPFNAELERHQEMATQKWGFDFRSDRPLSANGSFIWERVSSQESTFAPQMYTLTRAAHVRSDANDSAMASDMDTLLNERADRENLANSSLDSNTDNEYDSQNESMPLAASTSAAALTASTSSCNYSTQQRKRQLKITEFMKERKRLPQAPKKISPAKRMRTSSGSSSHSHSASSSSRSSSSLGAQFGCLLKRSRNDN; via the exons atggTCAGTGCACGCGTGCTTAATCCAGTGCTGAGTGAATTCTGCAAGATGAGCGCAAGTCCAGGCGTGACTCGTAATTTGCACTACGGCCGTCAATTGGAGCGCATCAAGCGGAATCTCTTTGGCCCAGCGCCGACGAATCTGATGGAGACCAAAAC TCCCTTCAATGCGGAACTGGAGCGTCATCAGGAAATGGCCACACAAAAGTGGGGCTTTGATTTTCGCAGCGACCGTCCATTGAGTGCGAATGGCAGTTTCATCTGGGAGCGTGTCAGCTCACAAGAGTCCACCTTTGCCCCCCAAATGTACACACTAACCCGTGCCGCCCATGTGCGCAGTGATGCCAACGACTCCGCCATGGCCAGTGACATGGACACGCTGCTGAATGAGCGTGCGGATCGGGAGAACTTGGCCAACTCATCGCTGGACTCGAACACGGATAATGAGTACGATTCACAGAATGAGTCGATGCCATTGGCAGCCTCCACATCTGCAGCAGCCTTGACCGCCTCCACATCTTCCTGCAACTACTCAACGCAGCAGCGCAAGCGACAGCTCAAAATCACAG AGTTCATGAAGGAGCGCAAGCGTCTGCCGCAGGCGCCAAAGAAAATCTCACCCGCCAAACGTATGCGCACCAGCTCCGGCTCCagctcccactcccactccgccagcagcagcagcaggagcagctcCAGCCTTGGAGCGCAATTTGGTTGCCTGTTGAAGCGTTCGCGCAACGACAATTGA
- the LOC117784341 gene encoding serine-threonine kinase receptor-associated protein has translation MSKLQLPVDCVGHNGNVVNLAYSKVCTSGYYLASVCHDGQAMLRHGDTGDWVGTFEKDGEAMISVDINQDATRLVTGGEDCTARIWDAVDGKHLSKIMLSSPVRCVALAAQSQKLAVGCLDRKEGHKSDNMLCIYSLDNPGLPQIFQGLSRGLRDVVFCREDRALLSSSHDRSIRLWDLVSNKQAHSIALPHHAKSMELCADGRTVTIAYGHSVVFIDVERFEVLQHRKLPARILGASLHPEKQTFVCAASNNYIYKCDYTTDEILESFVAHNDKMRCIKYSPDGEVYASSTDNGGLRLWQQDVGKKYALWDTRTDESNELQDETQDAIIDVEEL, from the coding sequence ATGTCGAAGCTGCAATTGCCGGTGGATTGTGTGGGTCACAATGGGAATGTGGTGAACTTGGCTTATAGTAAAGTATGCACTTCGGGTTATTACTTGGCCTCCGTCTGTCACGATGGACAGGCGATGCTGCGTCACGGCGACACTGGGGACTGGGTGGGCACTTTTGAGAAGGATGGCGAGGCAATGATCAGTGTGGATATCAATCAGGATGCAACTCGACTGGTAACAGGCGGCGAGGATTGCACGGCGCGCATTTGGGATGCCGTTGATGGGAAGCATTTGTCAAAGATAATGTTATCATCGCCGGTGCGTTGTGTGGCACTTGCGGCACAGTCGCAAAAATTGGCCGTGGGCTGTTTGGATCGCAAGGAGGGACACAAGTCCGATAATATGCTGTGTATCTATTCGCTGGATAATCCAGGTTTGCCACAGATCTTTCAGGGTCTGTCGCGTGGCTTGCGCGATGTGGTTTTCTGCAGAGAGGATCGAGCATTGCTCTCCTCCTCGCACGATCGTTCCATACGCCTCTGGGATCTGGTAAGTAACAAGCAGGCGCATTCGATTGCCCTGCCCCATCATGCCAAGTCGATGGAACTCTGTGCCGATGGACGCACTGTGACCATTGCCTATGGCCACAGCGTTGTCTTCATCGATGTGGAACGCTTTGAGGTGTTGCAACATCGCAAGTTGCCGGCTCGTATCCTGGGCGCCTCATTGCATCCCGAGAAGCAGACATTTGTCTGTGCGGCCAGCAATAATTATATCTACAAATGCGACTACACAACCGATGAAATCCTCGAGAGCTTTGTGGCACACAATGACAAAATGCGTTGCATCAAGTACAGTCCCGATGGTGAAGTCTATGCCTCATCCACGGACAATGGCGGATTGCGGCTCTGGCAGCAAGACGTGGGCAAGAAGTACGCATTGTGGGACACACGAACCGACGAATCCAACGAGCTACAGGATGAAACACAAGATGCAATCATCGATGTCGAGGAActctaa
- the LOC117783079 gene encoding ubiquitin-like modifier-activating enzyme 1 codes for MSLSESASCTSTRASSSDAPLCKRLKLDEAGDDVNAGGASTVPEASSSSSRRKLAAAAAASSNNNYENHDKAADDVDMLKVTETASAVTAVETDLCVSSSTSDTYSGNTSKTAAAIAAAGGGDVSTSSAVNKESSGINNCASSSSSSLSLKTNSLDTEKVARTVSSTNSNVSSTNNSHCTSSNNNNSSSNNNNNSSAVMAANSNSAAAGGDIDESLYSRQLYVLGHDAMRRMANSDILLSGLGGLGLEIAKNVILGGVKSITLHDTATCTLNDLSSQFYLTQSDIGKNRAEASCERLAELNSYVRTLSYTGPLTDECLAKYRVIVLTNSDAAEQERIGKFAHDNNIALIIAETRGLFAKIFCDFGDEFTIYDQDGAQPVSTMIASVTHDAQGVVTCLDETRHGFNDGDYVTFSEVQGMQQLNGCQPIKITVLGPYTFSIGDTRQFDAYKSGGVATQVKMPKTISFKSLAEATESPEFLISDFAKLEAPATLHVAFSALGNYVTQNGKLPRPWNDEDAAKFLDICKGMKSDVDEQMVLQFAKICAGNTCPMDAAIGGIVAQEVLKACSGKFTPIFQWFYYDALECLPQETITEEEAQPQGTRYDAQIAIFGRKFQEKLASAKWFIVGAGAIGCELLKNFGMLGLGVGDGQIYVTDMDLIEKSNLNRQFLFRPHDVQKPKALTAASAIQRMNPEVKVTAHELRVGSETEKVFSEDFFGNLHGVANALDNVDARIYMDRKCIFNRIPLVETGTLGTMGNVQVIVPFATESYSSSQDPPEKSIPICTLKNFPNAIEHTLQWARDAFEGVFKQAAENAAQYISDVQFTERILKLPGIQPLEILESIKKALLDDKPKSFADCVEWARFYWEDQYANQIKQLLFNFPPNQVTSSGQPFWSGPKRCPEPLVFDVEDSMHLDYIYAAANLRAAVYGITQVRDRQKVAELVQQVKVPEFKPRSGVKIETNEAAAAAAANNFDDGEVDQDRVDKIITELLKNADKSSKITPLEFEKDDDNNLHMDFIVACSNLRATNYKIPPADRHKSKLIAGKIIPAIATTTSVLSGLAVLEVIKLIAGHSDLPKFKNAFVNLALPFTAFSEPISAAKNKYYDKEWTLWDRFEVTGEMSLQEFLNYFDEKEKLKITMLSQGVSMLYSFFMPKAKCSERLPLAMSEVVRRVSKRRIEPYERSLVFEICCNDVDGEDVEVPYVRYTLP; via the exons ATGTCCCTCTCTGAGTCAGCATCCTGTACCAGCACGCGTGCTAGTAGCTCGGATGCGCCGCTGTGCAAACGCCTGAAATTGGATGAAGCCGGCGATGATGTGAATGCCGGTGGAGCCTCTACTGTGCCAGAAGCATCATCAAGCAGCAGTCGGCGCAAgctcgctgctgctgctgctgcaagcagcaacaacaactacgaaAATCACGACAAAGCAGCAGACGACGTTGACATGTTGAAAGTGACAGAGACAGCTAGTGCTGTAACTGCTGTCGAAACAGACTTGTGTGTATCGTCGTCTACTTCTGACACGTACTCGGGCAATACATCcaagacagcagcagcaatagcagctGCCGGTGGCGGGGACGTTAGTACATCGTCAGCAGTGAATAAGGAAAGTAGTGGCATTAACAATTGTGCGTCgtcctcgtcgtcgtcgttgtcgttgaaAACGAATTCACTGGATACGGAAAAAGTCGCGCGCACTGTCAGCTCAACAAACTCTAACGTCAGTTCCACTAACAACTCCCActgcaccagcagcaacaacaacaacagcagcagcaacaacaacaataacagcagtgCAGTTATGgctgccaacagcaacagcgctGCCGCTGGTGGAGACATCGATGAATCGCTATATTCGCGCCAACTCTATGTGCTGGGACACGATGCAATGCGTCGAATGGCCAACTCGGATATTTTACTCTCCGGATTGGGCGGCCTCGGACTCGAGATAGCCAAGAACGTCATTTTGGGCGGCGTTAAATCGATCACTTTGCATGACACAGCAACTTGTACG CTCAACGACTTGTCATCGCAGTTCTACCTAACCCAGTCGGACATCGGCAAAAATCGGGCGGAGGCATCATGCGAGCGATTGGCGGAACTCAACAGTTATGTGCGTACGCTTTCCTACACTGGCCCCTTAACGGATGAGTGTCTGGCCAAGTATCGTGTGATTGTCCTGACCAATTCGGATGCCGCGGAACAGGAGCGCATTGGCAAGTTTGCCCATGATAACAACATAGCCCTTATCATTGCGGAGACACGCGGCCTGTTCGCCAAGATCTTCTGTGACTTTGGCGATGAGTTCACCATCTATGACCAGGATGGTGCACAGCCGGTGTCCACGATGATAGCGAGTGTCACACACGATGCACAGGGTGTGGTCACCTGTTTGGATGAGACACGTCATGGATTCAACGATGGCGACTATGTCACCTTCTCCGAGGTACAGGGAATGCAGCAATTGAATGGCTGCCAACCCATTAAGATCACTGTACTGGGTCCTTACACCTTTAGTATTGGTGACACCCGCCAGTTTGATGCCTACAAGTCGGGAGGCGTGGCCACGCAGGTAAAGATGCCCAAGACCATTAGCTTCAAGTCGCTGGCCGAGGCAACGGAGAGTCCCGAGTTCTTGATATCCGACTTTGCCAAGCTGGAGGCGCCTGCCACACTCCATGTGGCATTCAGTGCTCTTGGCAACTATGTGAcccaaaatggaaaattgccGCGTCCCTGGAACGATGAGGATGCCGCCAAGTTTTTGGATATATGCAAGGGCATGAAAAGCGACGTGGATGAGCAGATGGTGCTGCAGTTTGCCAAGATCTGTGCCGGCAATACTTGTCCCATGGATGCGGCCATTGGAGGCATTGTCGCCCAGGAGGTGCTCAAGGCCTGCAGTGGCAAATTCACGCCCATCTTTCAGTGGTTCTACTATGATGCACTCGAGTGTCTGCCCCAGGAGACGATCACCGAGGAGGAGGCACAGCCTCAGGGCACACGCTACGATGCACAGATTGCGATCTTTGGACGCAAGTTCCAGGAGAAATTGGCCAGTGCCAAGTGGTTTATTGTGGGCGCTGGCGCCATTGGCTGTGAGCTGCTGAAGAACTTTGGCATGCTTGGTCTGGGCGTTGGAGATGGTCAGATATATGTAACCGATATGGATCTTATTGAGAAATCGAATCTGAATCGTCAATTCCTGTTCCGTCCGCACGATGTCCAGAAACCAAAGGCACTGACAGCCGCCTCTGCAATTCAGCGCATGAATCCCGAGGTGAAGGTCACCGCACACGAGCTGCGTGTTGGATCTGAGACGGAGAAGGTCTTTTCCGAGGACTTCTTTGGCAATCTGCATGGCGTGGCCAATGCTCTGGACAATGTCGATGCTCGCATCTACATGGATCGCAAGTGCATCTTCAATCGCATACCACTTGTGGAGACGGGCACACTGGGAACCATGGGCAATGTTCAGGTGATTGTGCCGTTTGCCACCGAATCGTACAGCTCCTCACAGGATCCCCCCGAGAAGAGCATACCAATTTGTACGCTGAAGAACTTTCCCAATGCCATCGAGCATACGCTCCAATGGGCACGCGACGCCTTCGAGGGCGTCTTCAAGCAGGCCGCCGAGAATGCTGCCCAATACATTTCAGATGTGCAGTTCACCGAGCGCATTCTCAAGCTGCCAGGCATCCAGCCCCTGGAGATTCTCGAATCCATCAAG AAAGCATTGCTGGATGATAAGCCCAAGAGCTTTGCGGACTGCGTGGAGTGGGCACGTTTCTACTGGGAAGATCAGTATGCCAATCAAATCAAGCAGCTACTCTTCAATTTCCCACCCAATCAGGTCACCTCAAGTGGCCAACCCTTCTGGTCAGGCCCCAAACGCTGTCCCGAACCACTTGTTTTTGATGTAGAGGACTCGATGCACTTGGACTACATCTATGCGGCTGCTAATCTGCGTGCCGCAGTCTACGGCATAACCCAAGTACGCGATCGTCAGAAGGTTGCCGAGCTGGTGCAACAGGTTAAG GTTCCCGAATTCAAGCCACGCTCTGGCGTCAAGATTGAGACAAAtgaggcagcagctgctgcagccgcCAACAATTTTGATGATGGCGAAGTGGATCAGGATCGTGTGGATAAGATCATAACGGAGCTGTTGAAGAATGCAGACAAGAGCTCGAAAATAACGCCATTGGAATTTGAAAAGGATGATGATAACAATCTGCATATGGACTTTATTGTCGCCTGCTCGAATTTGCGTGCAACCAACTACAAAATCCCACCGGCCGATCGCCACAAGTCCAAGCTGATTGCTGGCAAGATTATACCGGCCATTGCCACCACCACATCGGTGTTGTCCGGCCTGGCTGTGCTGGAGGTTATCAAGCTAATTGCCGGCCATTCTGACTTGCCCAAATTTAAGAATGCATTCGTCAATTTGGCTCTGCCGTTTACGGCCTTCTCCGAGCCAATTTCGGCGGCCAAGAACAAGTACTACGACAAAGAGTGGACACTGTGGGATCGCTTTGAGGTAACGGGCGAGATGTCGCTGCAGGAGTTCCTCAATTACTTTGACGAAAAGGAGAAATTGAAGATAACAATGCTATCGCAGGGCGTCTCAATGCTCTATTCATTCTTTATGCCCAAGGCCAAGTGCTCCGAACGCCTCCCACTCGCCATGTCTGAGGTGGTGCGTCGTGTCTCGAAGCGACGCATTGAACCGTATGAGCGTTCGCTGGTGTTTGAGATCTGCTGCAACGATGTCGACGGCGAGGATGTGGAGGTGCCCTATGTGCGTTACACGCTGCCCTAA